From Aspergillus fumigatus Af293 chromosome 3, whole genome shotgun sequence, a single genomic window includes:
- a CDS encoding putative carboxylesterase yields the protein MMMRSFVLGNIVPTVLGLVPHHVSVANEKTSLTLLYQNNLNASDASNHISAILLDPMHQHDVREACQQFGETLISQTSLRDHKEDFKNLFTWLAHTGKTKSDAHFYIREGVLSVPKDSDDFAVSSFPRQNARLPVLCTQTGNDSVIEDADSRPKQLRVISEGNSYIGFRDQKSFRFLGIPYADPPGRFKHAIPYSHRDQTIHATKYGSACAQSGGGSEDCLYLNIQTPYIPKKGSQEGLKPVMFWIHGGGFTGGTGADPLTDGGNLASREDLVVVTFNYRLSTLGFLAIPGTDITGNYGISDQILALEWTIKNIAQFGGDPKKITIIGESAGAGSVRVLLGSPPASGKFQGAIAMSNLGGGAGLGLESDYATTYSSYLTPDESYKLAGPQIFSEAGCNSGSLEQKISCLRRVPASTLVGLQTVARYVVQDGHYVTTKELDLLRKDVTTSNVPVMFGIVANDGASFPRIPKLLKKYAQFVIDSGLFPYHDTGNVTLDAFNVSQRVATDLQFRCIDQATVFAGVTSGVFQPSYFYQIQRTTGGYDPNNLGGPPATPEFPNGDPELPYFRLHGADLPWVFGTLTTLREPLDLFSMQLVSAYFAEFVRSGQPNPAPEYLQARGYKQTLDAVNNFDRWEPVSHSEGPLQLLDYPSVKAPFQDLAQCEFLGYPITYYLR from the exons atgatgatgcgaTCCTTCGTCCTTGGGAATATTGTCCCTACTGTGCTCGGACTCGTGCCGCATCATGTTTCTGTGGCCAATGAAAAGACTTCTCTCACGCTCCTCTATCAGAACAATCTGAATGCATCGGACGCCTCAAACCACATCAGTGCAATCCTACTTGACCCAATGCACCAGCATGATGTGCGTGAAGCATGTCAGCAATTTGGAGAGACGCTGATCTCCCAAACAAGCCTTCGTGACCACAAAGAAGATTTCAAAAATCTGTTTACATGGCTTGCACACACAGGGAAAACGAAGTCGGACGCACACTTTTATATTCGTGAAGGCGTGCTTTCTGTTCCCAAAGACTCGGATGATTTTGCTGTCTCCAGCTTTCCACGTCAGAATGCAAGGCTTCCCGTTTTGTGCACCCAGACCGGCAACGACTCCGTGATTGAGGACGCAGATAGTCGCCCGAAGCAGCTGCGAGTAATATCCGAAGGCAACTCGTATATTGGTTTCCGTGATCAAAAGTCGTTTCGCTTCTTAGGTATTCCATATGCTGACCCTCCTGGGCGCTTCAAGCACGCAATACCCTATTCGCATAGAGACCAAACCATCCACGCGACCAAGTACGGTTCTGCATGTGCTCAGAGCGGTGGCGGCAGTGAAGACTGTCTGTACCTGAACATTCAGACCCCATACATACCGAAGAAGGGTTCGCAAGAGGGCCTGAAGCCTGTCATGTTCTGGATTCATGGTGGTGGCTTTACTGGAGGAACCGGTGCAGATCCGCTTACGGACGGTGGTAACCTGGCATCACGCGAGGATCTTGTGGTTGTCACATTCAACTATCGGCTGTCGACACTGGGATTTCTGGCTATTCCTGGGACTGATATTACCGGAAACTATGGGATCTCAGACCAGATTCTTGCCCTTGAG TGGACTATAAAGAATATCGCGCAATTCGGAGGTGATCCAAAGAAGATCACCATCATCGGTGAATctgccggcgccggctcGGTCAGAGTGCTACTAggttctcctccagcttcagGGAAGTTCCAAGGCGCCATTGCCATGTCGAACCTGGGCGGCGGTGCTGGGTTAGGGTTGGAGAGCGACTACGCAACGACATACAGTTCATATCTTACGCCCGACGAGTCCTATAAGCTTGCGGGTCCGCAAATCTTCTCTGAAGCAGGCTGCAACAGCGGCAGTCTTGAACAGAAGATCTCTTGCCTTAGGCGTGTTCCTGCATCAACCCTCGTTGGATTACAGACTGTTGCGCGTTACGTCGTCCAAGACGGCCATTATGTGACAACAAAGGAGCTCGATCTACTTCGGAAAGATGTCACCACTTCTAACGTACCGGTCATGTTTGGCATTGTCGCCAACGACGGCGCTTCGTTCCCACGTATCCCAAAGCTCCT TAAGAAATACGCACAGTTCGTCATCGACTCGGGCCTATTCCCATACCACGACACCGGCAACGTGACTTTGGACGCTTTCAACGTCTCCCAACGGGTAGCGACAGACCTGCAATTCCGCTGTATCGATCAGGCAACTGTCTTTGCTGGTGTTACCTCTGGGGTGTTCCAACCTTCATACTTTTATCAGATACAGAGGACAACCGGTGGCTACGACCCTAACAACCTCGGCGGCCCTCCCGCAACGCCAGAGTTCCCGAACGGTGACCCAGAGCTGCCCTATTTCCGTCTCCATGGCGCAGACCTTCCCTGGGTCTTTGGAACGCTAACCACCCTGCGCGAACCCCTCGACCTCTTTTCCATGCAGCTCGTGTCTGCATACTTTGCGGAGTTTGTTAGGTCTGGTCAGCCGAATCCCGCGC